CTCCACAAAAAAGACAGCCTCTCTGGATCTTTCGAGCGCGGCCCTGTACCACCGCTCCTCCCTTCTCTCCTCAAAAGAACCTGAGAGGTCGGAGATGATCATCAGCCCGCTGGAGCCGTCGGGATCCCTGAGGGGAATAACAGAGAGGGGCATCTCAGAACTGTAGCTGCCTATCCGCGCCCTGATCCTCGAGGTAGCATCAGATGCAACTGCGGAGGCCAGGCAGTCGCCGCATGATACCCCGAGGAGCTCATAGATGGATCTGCATCTCGAGATCCTCCCTGACAGCATTTCAGCGGTCCTGCTCAGGTATCTGAGACGACCTTTATCATCAAATACATATACTGCTGGTTTATCAGCATCCATACCATTCCCTCATGAATTCGACCTGGAGACGGAGATCTCAGAGGATCCACTGATGCCACTCAGCCGGAGCCAGGATGGCTCTGACCGGAGATGCCTCGGCGCCCTCGATCTTCAGCGGCATGCAGAGAAGCGTGTGCACGCCGGCTGGGACGCCTTCCAGATACAGCCCCTCCAGGATCAGCATGTCATTTGATAGCAGAAGCCTGTGCACGGCATCCTCCTCTGAGCTGTCCACTGAGAGAGCATCTGTTCCGATCAGCTTTAATCTGCGGTCCACACATGCTCTGGCGGCGCCCTCTGATAGGTATCCAGTGAGAGATCCTGTTCTGAAGATGACGCCCTCTGCGAGGGGGTTCAGACCCGATAGGTTCTCAGGAGAGACAACAGTCCCAGAGTCGATGAGATCCACCATCATGATCAACCTCTCGATGGGAATCTCATGAACGGATCTGCCGCCTCTGATGAAATGTGAGGGTGCGTCGATGTGCGTGCCTGCGTGGGCGCTGAGATGGAGCGCGGAGAGCGTGTAGGGGTCACCCCATTCCAGGCTTTTCAACACCTCTCTGGAGAACCCCGGATCTCCTGGATATACGGGCAGCATGCTGCTGATATTCTGTGTTACATCGTAAATTCTGATATGAGGAGGCATCTATCCCATCATCCCCATGCCGCCGGCTCCGCCCATGTTGATGCCCGGCGGAATCACACCCGCTGCAGGAGGCACGAGATGCGCCAGGGAGTGCACATCTGTGTACCTGCTCTGGGCGCCCGTGGTCTGCGCCTCAGAGGAG
The sequence above is drawn from the Methanothrix sp. genome and encodes:
- a CDS encoding cyclase family protein is translated as MPPHIRIYDVTQNISSMLPVYPGDPGFSREVLKSLEWGDPYTLSALHLSAHAGTHIDAPSHFIRGGRSVHEIPIERLIMMVDLIDSGTVVSPENLSGLNPLAEGVIFRTGSLTGYLSEGAARACVDRRLKLIGTDALSVDSSEEDAVHRLLLSNDMLILEGLYLEGVPAGVHTLLCMPLKIEGAEASPVRAILAPAEWHQWIL